The following coding sequences are from one Gammaproteobacteria bacterium window:
- a CDS encoding glycosyltransferase family 2 protein gives MVYNQKNFVEEAVKSALAQTYEDMEIIISDDCSTDGSYQRILST, from the coding sequence ATGGTGTATAATCAAAAAAACTTTGTTGAAGAAGCTGTGAAGAGTGCGTTGGCGCAAACTTATGAAGACATGGAGATTATTATTTCTGATGATTGTTCGACGGATGGTTCTTACCAGCGAATTCTGTCCACA